The region CCTAAGGTCCCGTCCGGATACGTGTAGGATATATCCCTCGCGTCAATCACAGCATCAGCCACCATGCGCTCACCCCGGCAAGATATGCAATGTAGAAATAACCTGGATCATATCTTTTTGAAAATGATGCATGTTTTCCCCTCACTCTCATGGCCATTTCTATCTTTTCGGCTTTTTCAAAACTCCTCAGGAAGTAAAGACCGAGCATCTCCCCCCCTTTTTTCAGCACTTCTGAATGGTTGCTCTTTGTCAGTCTCCTCGCCTCTCTTGCAAGCATTATGTTCAGCAAATCCCTGAACATTACCGTGGTGTATCTGTACGTCAGCCAGATCGTGTCGGAAAGCACGTCAGGAAGTTTCAGCCGCTTCATCGCATAAACGATTTCGTTCAGCTTTGTTGTCATGATCAGCATCTGAATTGCAAGGATTGCGGAAAACACCCTGAGCGGAAAAATCACAGCATAGTGGAGGTCCCGCTCGCTGATCGATACCGGAAGCACGATTATAAACGAGAACACAGTGAAGAGGTAACTCCTCTTTACCAGCTCCTTTAAGCCCAGTCCGGTGTTGAATGCAAGCAGCATTATGGCGACTATTGTGAGCATCAGCTTTTTTGGATCGAAAGTTGTTATCGAGAGTAGAATTAAGACAGCCGTCCCAGCAAGCTTTACGGCAGGGTGGACATTGTGAAGGTAGCTCTTCCTTGTGTATTCGTGTATGAAAAAATTTTGAAAATATTCTGCTGCATGCTTAAGTGTTTTCTCAATCAGCAGATGCATGTCTTCTCATCATCGCCAGAGATATAAAAATACCCACTCCGACCAGTCCCGAAATCAGGGTTCCGAGGTAGTCGTTCAGTCCCGGCACAGTGTAGTCGGGAAGAATACCGCTGTATTCCTGGTTCTCTTCAATTCCGAGCTGATGTGCAACGTTTTCGAGCGGTTCAGAGTAGTTCACAAGCTCGGCGAGATATGCAAACACTGGTGATACAAGTATCATCAATGCAATGACGGTCAGCGCCTTTTTACTGACCTTCGTCTCGGTTCCAAGGTCTGATCTGCTCGAATGTACGTATGAAACTATTCCCGCCGTGATTATTCCCTCAATTATGCCCAGAACGCCGTGCCACAACCCCATGGCAGATGTCGTGATGAAGATGTTGTACTTGAAATCCGACGACAGACCGAGTTCAATTCCTGCGAAAGCTGCGGCCAGAGTTATGCCGAGCCATCCGGCCACGAATGCAGCAAGATTTCTGTTGGTGTTCGACAGGAGCCTGTACAAGTAGTATCCCACAAAAACATTCACGACCGCCATGTTCCAGAGGTTTGCTCCAAGCGCAATCAAACCGCCGTCACCGTAAATCAGAGCCTGTATTATCAGAACCGAGGCCATGGCTATACTTCCAGCATACGGCCCCAGAAGAATCCCGGCCAGCGCACCACCCACAAAGTGTGCAGAGGTTCCGCCAGGAATAGGCCAGTTGAGCATCTGAGCCGCAAAAATTCCTGCCGAAACCACACCAAGCATAGCCGTGTTCACACCATTTTCCCTTACCTTCTTGATGGAATACCCCAGCACAGCGATGCTCAGCGCCCACATCGTCAGTGCGAGGTTCAGTGTCAGAAACCCATCCGGTATGTGCAACCAACCACCCCCATATTTAATTGTTGTTACTGATTTGGTTTTTCTTAACAACAGATTATAAGTTTTTCCCTTTACACGCATATTTTACCCATACCGGACTGCACAAGATATTTCAACAGCAAAACAAAAATACTTATCAAGCCAGGAAATATTAAAATCGTACTGAAAGGTGAACGAATGAAATCGGTGCTTGTAGTTGATGACGAAAATGCCATCAGAGGGATTCTCACAATAATGCTGTCTGGCAGGTTCAAGATAATAACTGCAAGGGATGGGCGAGAGGCTCTCGAGAAATTCAGAGTATTCAGACCGGATTTTGTCATAATGGACCTAATGATGCCCGTTGTTAACGGAGTCGAGGCCATAAAGGAGATCAGAAAGATCGATTCTCAGGTTGTTATCGTGGCACTCACAGCCTACGCAGAACAGAGAAAGGAGGAGCTGATGGATGCGGGTGCCAACGAGGTTCTTGGAAAACCCTTCAGGAGAAAGGAACTTGTCGAAATTCTTCAGAAATACATCTGATTACCCCTTGGTGATCAGATCGGGTTCTATTTTTACCGTTTTCAGTTCCGGAATCTCTCCAACATATGCGAGAACATCGTCCTTTATGACCAGAGCGCCATCCACGTATTTTTTTGCACTTTTCCAGAACTCTTCAAGAACTTCAGATATCTCTCTTTTACCGTGATCATCCTTTATCCGGTTCCCAAGCGCAGTTGCAAAGGCATCAGCTACCGCAGGATTGTCGGAAAATACTGTTGCAGCATCGGCAAATCCAAAACTTATTGACGGTCCAATTTTACCGCTGGATGTGCATACTGACTTCATCCTCCCGTCACCCTCTATCTCAAATCCTACGGATGTCCTGTTTCCCGCATAAATTCCAATCGTGATGCTCTCGTCATTTTTGATAACGATATCTCCGCCGTTATCTATCACAATAAAGTCAGAATCTGCCCGCTCAACACCATACCAGGCAACTGTCGCGGCAACCGCCGCCATTGGTCCCACTCCTGCCACCCTTGAGGCGGCACACATCCTCCCCACAACTTCCCCGCAGCAATCGAGAGGTTCGAGGGATGTTAAAAAAATGGGATTCAGGGCTATGTGTTCCTCAATTTTCTCTCTCGCATACATCATGCCCGCAACTGCTTTTCTGTACGTTTCGTCGTCCCTTGCCAGTATTGTTGTAATCGTCTGCTTGAACCTGAAATGATATCGTCTGTAATTCATTCTGGAAGGCTCAGAGCCTTTAGCGGGCATACTCCTATGCATATCCTGCATCTCACGCATTTTTCCGGGTCTGCAACGACCCTTTCATCTGAATCCTTGTAAAACACACTGACCGGGCAAACACTTATGCATGCTCCGCAATCGACGCACGCCTCGCTCATTTCAATACCCCTGACAAGTCTGCGAACCTCAACCCCACGATCCTCGAACCTCGAAATTATGTTTTCAGCCAGTACATCATCAATTTCAATAACTATTCTGCCCTCTCTGGCTCCGACTTCAGCTTCAATGATGTTCATCAGCACCTTTTCCTCGAGAGCAACCTCAACAAGTATCGGCTCCTTTACAACTGAAGAATCGTAGATTAATTCGAGCATCATCACAATCACCTCGCAAGCAGCTTGCTGAGATCCTCGCTGCTTACAATGCCAATAACCCTGCCCTTCGCATCAACCACTGGCAGTGCGGAAATCCTCTTTGACTCCATTTTTCTGGCAGCAACCTCGACTGGCTCGTCAGGTGATGCCGTGATGACCTTCCTGGTCATTATCTCCCCGACACGTCCCGACCTCCCTCCTGCAACAGCTTTAGCTATGTCCCAGCTCGTAACGATACCCACAAGCTTTCCTGATGAATCAACGACCGGAAGGTGATTAATTCCCTTCTCAATGAGCGTTTTTGAGGCATCGGTTATTGAAGTGTCGGGGGTTACGGTTATGGCGGGGGCGCTCATCACGCTCTTGACCACCTTTACCTCCTTCTGTCTCATCGGCCTGAAAACTTCCCTCGCCGGTATCCTTTCCACAGGCATTGACAGCAGGAATTCTCCCCTTTCAATCATCCGTTTCAGTTCTTCTGCGATCTTCCTTGCCATGTAATAGCTTGACAGTGGTGAAACCCTCACCTCTTCCCCGTTTATCTCAACCTTTCCACTCTTAAGCTCTGCATAGGTTACCTTTCTGATTACAGGCCTGTCTCTTCTCGGAACCCCGAAGTCGATAATTACCGTTTCAATGTCCTCATCCCGCACTGCCGTTGCTTTTGCCATCTCTGCATCCAGGATCGGTATCGGAATGCCCATACCGACGAAAAGTGTTGTTCCATAGCCAGGAAATGTGGCAGCCCTCATGTACTCAGCGCTCATCTCTTTCAGGTTACCCTGCACCATGAGCGTTCCGAATGGGGGTGCGTGCTGCGTTCCCTCACCAGTAACGTATCCTTTAGCACCGCCGAGGAATATTCGCGTGCCAACACCTATCGTCCTGTATTCCGGATCATTGTTCATGGGGGAGAGTTCACCAACACCGGCATAGGTAACGTTTCCAAAATCTGGAAGCAATGTGCCCATGTAGGTCTTGAGAATCCTCTCTGAGGAGTTTGTGGCCGCCCTGTATCTCTGATATGCATTTCTTGGATTGACCATGATTGCCTGATTAACATCCTCAAGGCTTATTTCGGTTACAATTTCCTTTCTCGGATAGCAGTCAGTGCCGTAAGCTGTAGCTCTAAGCTCAACTTCCTTCCCCCTAAGCAGGTCCTCAATAACGTGGCCACCACCGTATTCCATCCCGAGAGTCTCTGAAAGCTGCGTAACTCCGAGGTACGCATCAACGGCAGCCACTCCAGTGTAAGCCTCAACATCATTCAGCCAGACTTTCTGCATTTTTATCGGAGGGTCTGAGTGCCCGAAATTGAAGAACACTCCGGAAGAACACATTGCTCCGAAGGTTCCCGTGGTTACAACGTCAACTTCCTTTGCAGCCTTCTCCGGCCCAAGTTCCTGAACAATCTCTTTCATTTCTATGGCAGTCACAACGTTTGCAGAACCCTCAACAATTTTCTGATTGATTTCATCAACTGTTTTCACGCTTAGAGGTGAAATCTGTGTTATATAAACCTATCGAATTATCGGCTCAGCTAATATTACTGGAACTAATATGAACGCATGTCTTCATCCGATTGCTTTGAAACCTGGGCTCGACCGGGCTTTGTAATTGGTCAACTAAATGATTTTTCCTGGAAAATTGATCGGACTCTAAAAATCTTTTTTCGGAAAGGTTAAATATAGAACAGTTCTCGAAAAGTCATAATTTTACGTGAGGTGAAACAATGAGGCTCGAATCCCACCCGATTGTTGATTTTAAGAGGGGAAAGGAGGTTACAATCTATTTCAACGGAAAACCGGTGAAAGCCTATGAGGGTGAATCGGTCGCTGCCGCTCTTTACGCCGCCGGTGTAAGGGTTTTCAGCAGATCCTTCAGATTCCACAGGCCGAGGGGATTCTTCTGTGCTATTGGAAAATGTTCCCAGTGCATGATGGAAGTTAACGGCGTTCCGAACGTCAGAACCTGCAAGATTTACGTTAAAGACGGCATGCAGATAAGAACCCAGAACAGCATTCCGGATGCCGAAAATGATGCCCTCGCAATTTTCGATAAGATTATAGACACTGTATTTCCGCACGGATCTCATTACAAGAAGTTTAACAGATCAGCCAAGCTCAGAGAGTTTGCAACCAAGCAGATGAGAAAGCTTGCCGGTTTTGGAAACCCGCCCAAGTCTGTTCCGGACGTTGATGCAGAATATGAAATAATCGAAACAGATGTGGCAGTCATAGGTGGCGGTCCAGGTGGAATGAGTGCCGCAATTCATGCCGGAAAATACGGTGCCAGGGTCATCGTGATGGACGAAAATCCATTCCTGGGAGGCCAGCTTGTTAAACAGACCCACAGGTTCTTCGGCAGTGCAAAGGAAAGAGCCGGAACGAGGGGTATAAAGATTGCCAAGATTCTTGAAGAGGAATTGCTGAGCTACGATAACGTAGAGGTCAGAAAGGAAACCAAGGTTTTCGGCGTGTATGGTAACGAGGTTGCGGCTGTTGAAAAGGACAGAAAACTGCTAAGAGTGAAGGCCAAGAAAATCGTTATAGCTACGGGAGCGTATGAGAGAACGCTTATTTTCGAAAACAATGATCTGCCCGGAGTGTATGGCGCTGGTGGTGTCCAGACGCTCATGAACGTTTATGGAATAAAACCGGGTGAAAGGGGCCTCATAATCGGTTCCGGAAACGTTGGTCTGATTCTCACATACCAGCTTCTTCAGGCAGGAGTGGATGTAGCGGCGATAGTCGAGGCGATGCCGAGAGTTGGAGGATATTTTGTCCATGCAGCAAAGGTTAGGAGGCTTGGGGTCCCGATTTACACCAGACACACGATAGTCAGAGCGGTTGGAAACAAGAGAGTTGAGGGTGCAGTGGTGGCGCAGCTTGACGACAGGTGGCAGC is a window of Geoglobus acetivorans DNA encoding:
- a CDS encoding energy-coupling factor ABC transporter permease, with translation MHIPDGFLTLNLALTMWALSIAVLGYSIKKVRENGVNTAMLGVVSAGIFAAQMLNWPIPGGTSAHFVGGALAGILLGPYAGSIAMASVLIIQALIYGDGGLIALGANLWNMAVVNVFVGYYLYRLLSNTNRNLAAFVAGWLGITLAAAFAGIELGLSSDFKYNIFITTSAMGLWHGVLGIIEGIITAGIVSYVHSSRSDLGTETKVSKKALTVIALMILVSPVFAYLAELVNYSEPLENVAHQLGIEENQEYSGILPDYTVPGLNDYLGTLISGLVGVGIFISLAMMRRHASAD
- a CDS encoding UPF0280 family protein: MNYRRYHFRFKQTITTILARDDETYRKAVAGMMYAREKIEEHIALNPIFLTSLEPLDCCGEVVGRMCAASRVAGVGPMAAVAATVAWYGVERADSDFIVIDNGGDIVIKNDESITIGIYAGNRTSVGFEIEGDGRMKSVCTSSGKIGPSISFGFADAATVFSDNPAVADAFATALGNRIKDDHGKREISEVLEEFWKSAKKYVDGALVIKDDVLAYVGEIPELKTVKIEPDLITKG
- a CDS encoding response regulator, whose translation is MKSVLVVDDENAIRGILTIMLSGRFKIITARDGREALEKFRVFRPDFVIMDLMMPVVNGVEAIKEIRKIDSQVVIVALTAYAEQRKEELMDAGANEVLGKPFRRKELVEILQKYI
- a CDS encoding homocysteine biosynthesis protein; this translates as MKTVDEINQKIVEGSANVVTAIEMKEIVQELGPEKAAKEVDVVTTGTFGAMCSSGVFFNFGHSDPPIKMQKVWLNDVEAYTGVAAVDAYLGVTQLSETLGMEYGGGHVIEDLLRGKEVELRATAYGTDCYPRKEIVTEISLEDVNQAIMVNPRNAYQRYRAATNSSERILKTYMGTLLPDFGNVTYAGVGELSPMNNDPEYRTIGVGTRIFLGGAKGYVTGEGTQHAPPFGTLMVQGNLKEMSAEYMRAATFPGYGTTLFVGMGIPIPILDAEMAKATAVRDEDIETVIIDFGVPRRDRPVIRKVTYAELKSGKVEINGEEVRVSPLSSYYMARKIAEELKRMIERGEFLLSMPVERIPAREVFRPMRQKEVKVVKSVMSAPAITVTPDTSITDASKTLIEKGINHLPVVDSSGKLVGIVTSWDIAKAVAGGRSGRVGEIMTRKVITASPDEPVEVAARKMESKRISALPVVDAKGRVIGIVSSEDLSKLLAR
- a CDS encoding 4Fe-4S binding protein, which produces MMLELIYDSSVVKEPILVEVALEEKVLMNIIEAEVGAREGRIVIEIDDVLAENIISRFEDRGVEVRRLVRGIEMSEACVDCGACISVCPVSVFYKDSDERVVADPEKCVRCRICIGVCPLKALSLPE
- the cbiQ gene encoding cobalt ECF transporter T component CbiQ, whose protein sequence is MHLLIEKTLKHAAEYFQNFFIHEYTRKSYLHNVHPAVKLAGTAVLILLSITTFDPKKLMLTIVAIMLLAFNTGLGLKELVKRSYLFTVFSFIIVLPVSISERDLHYAVIFPLRVFSAILAIQMLIMTTKLNEIVYAMKRLKLPDVLSDTIWLTYRYTTVMFRDLLNIMLAREARRLTKSNHSEVLKKGGEMLGLYFLRSFEKAEKIEMAMRVRGKHASFSKRYDPGYFYIAYLAGVSAWWLML
- a CDS encoding FAD-dependent oxidoreductase, translating into MRLESHPIVDFKRGKEVTIYFNGKPVKAYEGESVAAALYAAGVRVFSRSFRFHRPRGFFCAIGKCSQCMMEVNGVPNVRTCKIYVKDGMQIRTQNSIPDAENDALAIFDKIIDTVFPHGSHYKKFNRSAKLREFATKQMRKLAGFGNPPKSVPDVDAEYEIIETDVAVIGGGPGGMSAAIHAGKYGARVIVMDENPFLGGQLVKQTHRFFGSAKERAGTRGIKIAKILEEELLSYDNVEVRKETKVFGVYGNEVAAVEKDRKLLRVKAKKIVIATGAYERTLIFENNDLPGVYGAGGVQTLMNVYGIKPGERGLIIGSGNVGLILTYQLLQAGVDVAAIVEAMPRVGGYFVHAAKVRRLGVPIYTRHTIVRAVGNKRVEGAVVAQLDDRWQPVPGTEKKFDVDFICVAVGLSPAHELLYHVKAQMKFVPELGGLVPLRTKYNETSVEGIYVAGDVAGIEEATAAIMEGRIAGLHAAMSLGYGGEDVKKELEEAVKDIEAFRAGPFGERICHGLEKCTLEKEVSL